One genomic region from Balneola sp. encodes:
- the tmk gene encoding dTMP kinase — translation MLITFEGIDGSGKSTQISLLKEKLIELGHRVEVFREPGGTDVSEMIRGMLLNPEIDIDPVTELLLFSSARSQLVAEKVRPLLKENVIVILDRFYDSTIAYQGFGRESMPIEQIHQINAAATHKMIPDFTFYLRLSLEEAAERTKNFEKDRMELSGDSFYKRVFEGFEHLARTESRFKTINAGLAPESIHAEIFNILKSAL, via the coding sequence ATGCTAATTACATTTGAAGGAATAGACGGAAGCGGGAAGTCTACACAGATTTCCCTGTTAAAAGAAAAACTTATTGAGTTGGGGCATAGAGTAGAAGTATTTCGGGAGCCCGGAGGGACTGATGTCTCGGAAATGATTCGCGGAATGCTTCTTAATCCTGAAATAGATATTGATCCGGTTACAGAGCTACTGCTGTTTTCATCTGCTCGTTCACAGCTGGTTGCAGAGAAAGTCAGGCCATTATTGAAGGAGAACGTTATTGTTATTCTGGATCGTTTTTATGACTCTACAATTGCATATCAGGGGTTTGGTCGGGAAAGCATGCCCATCGAACAAATTCACCAAATAAATGCTGCGGCCACTCACAAAATGATCCCTGACTTTACCTTCTATCTAAGATTGAGCTTAGAAGAGGCAGCTGAGCGCACCAAGAACTTTGAGAAGGATAGGATGGAACTCTCAGGAGACTCCTTTTATAAGCGAGTTTTTGAGGGCTTCGAACATTTAGCCCGTACAGAATCCCGATTTAAAACAATAAATGCAGGGTTAGCTCCCGAATCTATACATGCTGAGATATTTAATATTCTGAAATCAGCGCTTTAA